The DNA sequence TCCCCAAATGCTACGCCTTCGCCTGTATGAGTACCCGCCCGCCGTCCTCCACGTCGACGTTCAACTCTCCCGATTCGATCAAGTCAACCCTGTGGGATCGCCGAACCGGCGACTCCCATCGAGGCGTGGATCTGTGCAAACTTCCACAGCTCTTCAACCTTTTCCAGGACACCCGTCATTCGCATCACGAACTCCTCTCTCGTGCCCTGCCATTTCAGCCGCCAGACCTGGCGCGTGTAGAACCACGCGACGTTGTCCCGTTCCTGCACGTCGAGGTTTATAAACTCGATGCTGAAATCCTCCGTGCTGGCAGCGTGGTTCCGGTAATACGCCGCGATCTCCGAGCTTCCCTCGACAACTTCGTCAGCGTCGGTACCGATTTTTACATAGTGAGAAGCAGGGAGCATCATTGCGATGAGGGTTTCGGCATGTCCAATGACAAGGGCGTCAAAATACGCCTGCACCGTATCATGCGCGTTCGGCATCATTGACTTGCAACCGGCAACACCACGGCCGCCCTGGCCCCCTTCGCCACGCTGGCACCGGTCCTGATTCTGACCCGATGATGATCCTTCAGAACATCCAGAATGCCACCTCCACCTGAAGGCGCCCGACCTGCTGGTAGAGTCAGGGCCACATCGTCCTGTGTGCCGGCCCCAAACTTGCTATGCCTTCGCCTGAATGAGGACCCCCCCGC is a window from the Gemmatimonadota bacterium genome containing:
- a CDS encoding nuclear transport factor 2 family protein → MMPNAHDTVQAYFDALVIGHAETLIAMMLPASHYVKIGTDADEVVEGSSEIAAYYRNHAASTEDFSIEFINLDVQERDNVAWFYTRQVWRLKWQGTREEFVMRMTGVLEKVEELWKFAQIHASMGVAGSAIPQG